The following are encoded together in the Fusarium keratoplasticum isolate Fu6.1 chromosome 1, whole genome shotgun sequence genome:
- a CDS encoding Protein kinase domain-containing protein: MASLQVRGPDFSVTKQKAIEDAKKMQKLVTEQCSKTGKDPPEYRLSELIGKGSFGRVYKATSLTTNQLVAVKIIDIEESDTAIPNPKFADTYSDLLKEISALKLLSDTGAKNINHVIEALPVGQSMWMITEYCAGGSVATLMKPTSPGGLQEKWIIPILREVAEAVHWVHKEGIIHRDIKCANILVTEVGDVQLCDFGVAGVIETKFDKRSTVIGTPHWMAPELFDPAASYGTEVDIWAFGAMVYEIASGLPPNVAAGMDFNRLGSYLKQHIPRLEGDRYSPGLKDLVAYCLEDDPKKRPTIEEVQHHRYLHNTQEMFPTSTLAQLVKGYKLWEAKGGNRKSLFSAGGAQGPSDFAPTGYENDEWNFSTTAAFDQQVLKMDNDQAVYDVYGSSIDLRQDGYDDASRTQKPKSRRRPPPHLPSVKAPLEKLFDPNTISNYEDNSRAYYGRFPPPSLDYPPPPPPPASDLPLRDDSSQSQGVRESLIDLDASLDGSNLSEFVDMNTIRAGDPRASTDYDFGDVSYNKPPLSDPELNNNRRTQDWKFPSMAPPASANPEMFRFPFNDDQGPSTSRLIHPPTEPIQPSSQFNDLAVPSPINNRASSGSLIDLDMSLADPINDYPRPSTSHSDVGSIAGSEMGGANPFELEKHASLYVMPNTIREPSIYVSDDSEYANAIADLSLNDTQRHDPQPSFQQPQPLFQAQQPPPQGPSQPPQTNGSERPYSLSEFVDTDPESFTPQPTTIAEIPRQPSPLQEPPPSFQDDYTRSFQQRPFLPPAPTAPSPQVMEGQASSEQVKEELRRMAMSLSDHLNQANTYLSGLPIRRASTTRVESIGDTP, translated from the coding sequence ATGGCGTCGCTCCAGGTTAGAGGCCCGGACTTCTCCGTCACCAAGCAaaaggccatcgaggatgccaagaagatgcAAAAGCTCGTCACCGAGCAGTGCTCAAAGACCGGAAAGGACCCCCCTGAGTACCGCCTATCGGAGCTCATCGGCAAGGGCAGCTTCGGCCGCGTCTACAAGGCCACTTCTCTAACAACAAACCAACTGGTCGCTGTCAAGATTATCGACATTGAGGAGAGTGACACTGCCATTCCCAACCCCAAGTTCGCCGACACATACAGCGACTtgctcaaggagatcagCGCCCTGAAGTTGTTGAGCGACACGGGCGCAAAGAACATCAATCATGTTATCGAGGCCCTGCCGGTAGGCCAGTCCATGTGGATGATCACAGAGTACTGCGCTGGAGGCAGTGTGGCCACCCTCATGAAGCCAACCTCACCCGGTGGTCTCCAAGAGAAATGGATAATACCCATCCTGCGCGAGGTGGCTGAGGCAGTCCACTGGGTACACAAGGAGGGCATCATCCACCGAGATATCAAGTGCGCAAACATTCTCGTCACCGAGGTTGGAGACGTTCAGCTCTGCGATTTCGGTGTCGCCGGTGTTATCGAGACCAAGTTTGACAAGCGTTCAACCGTCATCGGCACGCCGCATTGGATGGCCCCCGAGCTCTTTGATCCTGCTGCCTCGTACGGCACTGAAGTTGACATCTGGGCCTTTGGCGCCATGGTCTACGAGATTGCCTCGGGCTTGCCGCCTAATGTGGCGGCTGGCATGGATTTCAACAGGCTGGGCTCCTATCTGAAGCAACATATCCCTCGCCTTGAAGGTGATCGATATTCACCGGGCCTGAAGGACCTTGTGGCGTATTGCTTGGAGGACGATCCCAAGAAGCGCCCAACAATCGAGGAGGTTCAACATCATCGATACTTACATAACACGCAGGAGATGTTCCCGACATCTACTCTCGCACAGCTGGTTAAGGGTTACAAGTTGTGGGAAGCTAAGGGCGGAAACCGCAaatctctcttctctgcaggaggagctcaagggccGTCGGATTTCGCGCCGACAGGATACGAAAACGATGAGTGGAATTTTAGTACGACCGCTGCATTCGATCAACAAGTCCTTAAGATGGATAATGACCAAGCGGTCTATGATGTCTATGGGTCTAGTATCGACCTCAGGCAAGATGGCTACGACGATGCGTCGCGCACCCAGAAGCCAAAGTCGCGCCGACGTCCTCCGCCACATCTGCCTTCGGTTAAAGCGCctctggagaagctctttgATCCGAATACCATTTCGAACTATGAGGACAACTCCCGGGCGTACTATGGTCgttttcctcctccctccctaGACtatccccctccccctcctcccccggcTTCGGACTTGCCCCTGCGAGATGACTCGTCCCAGTCCCAGGGCGTGAGGGAATCTCTGATTGATCTTGACGCGTCTTTGGACGGGAGCAACCTCTCCGAGTTTGTTGATATGAACACCATCCGGGCGGGGGATCCTAGAGCATCGACAGACTATGACTTTGGCGATGTGTCTTACAACAAGCCGCCACTTAGTGATCCGGAACTAAACAACAATCGGCGGACTCAAGATTGGAAATTCCCATCCATGGCCCCGCCTGCCTCAGCGAACCCCGAGATGTTCAGGTTCCCCTTCAATGATGACCAGGGGCCGAGCACCAGCCGTCTCATTCACCCACCCACTGAGCCAATCCAACCGTCCTCTCAGTTTAATGATCTGGCAGTTCCTTCGCCAATAAACAACCGAGCGTCGTCAGGGAGTCTCATCGATTTGGATATGAGTCTGGCAGATCCTATCAATGATTATCCCCGACCGTCTACATCACACTCAGACGTGGGCTCGATAGCTGGCTCAGAAATGGGCGGAGCGAACCCGTTCGAGTTAGAGAAACACGCCTCTCTTTATGTGATGCCCAATACTATCCGGGAACCCTCCATCTATGTATCAGACGACTCGGAGTACGCCAATGCCATCGCGGATCTCTCCCTCAACGACACCCAACGGCACGATCCCCAGCCGTCATTCCAGCAACCACAACCGCTATTCCAAGCCCAGCAGCCACCGCCACAAGGGCCATCCCAACCCCCGCAAACAAACGGCAGCGAGAGGCCATACTCTTTGAGTGAATTCGTGGATACGGACCCCGAGTCATTCACCCCCCAGCCAACAACAATCGCTGAGATCCCCCGCCAACCGTCGCCTCTACAGGAGCCGCCACCATCGTTTCAAGACGATTACACCCGCTCGTTCCAGCAAAGGCCATTCCTTCCACCTGCCCCTACTGCGCCTTCACCCCAGGTGATGGAGGGCCAGGCGTCGTCtgagcaggtcaaggaggaactTCGTCGAATGGCCATGAGCCTCAGCGACCATCTCAATCAGGCGAATACATATCTGTCAGGCCTGCCCATTCGTCGAGCGAGCACAACCAGGGTCGAGTCTATCGGCGACACACCTTGA
- a CDS encoding G-PROTEIN-RECEP-F1-2 domain-containing protein, translating to MATVGEEYLKAHSESESIAPLPASLRNGLIAISVFALLSFLLASTLFLYLTYKLLAWHIQKKTRADNIARNIPDPEPVTDFTYQEGPFGPQGQSSRAVHGQSAERIKAAGNSPPNQFLILVFNLIIADMHQGAAFLLSVTWIQRGGIFINTPTCFVQGLFDSNGDLSSSLFITAIAVHTYLSVVKDYRPPQRILYAVIVAIWIFVYSLAIIPLLATNNGRNVGGYYVRAGPWCWINDAYENLRLLTHYLFIFLSLVTTSVLYIAIYISLRRQAKETAEKDGSNNTRVRFNHNPAFLVYPLIYVMCTLPLALGRIATMAGAHVPMGYYCFAGTLIASNGSFDCLLFGTTRHAIVFGSKDDVDIEDTGLETFAFMRTPANRYGNTVWIQGGESHSGGVGGWWQRLGSRSDKVSGALRTRTISQESLRSAARNEIAIQMDVVTSVAVEIEADKDRDPRFPDPSMSQTPSLSSGEKHVMRSF from the exons atggcaacCGTAGGTGAAGAGTACTTGAAGGCGCACTCGGAAAGCGAGTCCATCGCGCCTCTGCCAGCCAGCCTCCGCAACggtctcatcgccatctccgtctttgctctgctctccttcctcctcgcctcaaCTCTCTTTCTATACTTGACCTACAAACTCCTGGCATGGCACATCCAGAAGAAGACTCGCGCCGACAACATCGCGAGAAACATCCCCGACCCTGAACCCGTGACCGACTTTACTTATCAGGAGGGGCCGTTTGGGCCTCAGGGGCAGTCTTCGAGGGCAGTACACGGCCAGAGCGCCGAgcgcatcaaggctgccggAAACAGCCCTCCCAACCAgttcctcatcctcgtcttcaacctcatcatcgccgataTGCACCAGGGCGCTGCCTTTCTTCTGAGCGTTACCTGGATCCAGAGAGGCGGCATCTTTATCAACACTCCTACATGCTTTGTTCAGGGTCTCTTTGATTCCAACGGGGACTTGTCATCTAGTTTGTTCATTACAGCCATTGCCGTCCACACATATCTCTCCGTCGTCAAAGACTATCGACCACCCCAAAGGATCTTGTATGCAGTCATTGTAGCCATATGGATATTTGTCTACTCGCTAGCCATTATCCCTTTGCTGGCCACAAATAATGGCAGGAATGTCGGGGGTTACTATGTTCGCGCAGGCCCATGG TGCTGGATTAACGACGCCTACGAAAATCTTCGACTTCTCACTCATTACCTCTTTATTTTCCTTTCTCTCGTCACAACCAGTGTTCTCTACATCGCCATATACATATCGCTTAGACGACAGGCCAAGGAGACCGCAGAAAAAGACGGCTCGAATAACACCCGAGTCAGGTTCAACCACAACCCGGCCTTCCTTGTGTACCCTCTGATCTACGTCATGTGTACTCTTcctctcgccctcggccgTATCGCCACCATGGCTGGCGCCCACGTTCCTATGGGATACTACTGCTTCGCTGGAACCCTCATCGCCAGCAACGGATCCTTTGATTGTCTGCTGTTCGGCACGACCCGACACGCCATTGTTTTCGGTTCCAAAGACGATGTCGATATTGAGGACACGGGCCTCGAGACCTTTGCCTTTATGCGTACCCCTGCCAACCGATACGGCAACACTGTCTGGATCCAAGGCGGAGAGTCCCATTCCGGCGGAGTTGGGGGATGGTGGCAACGACTGGGGAGCAGGTCTGACAAGGTATCAGGAGCCCTGCGCACCCGGACCATCAGCCAGGAGTCTCTGAGGAGTGCAGCACGCAACGAGATAGCCATCCAGATGGATGTGGTCACGTCCGTGGCGGTGGAAATTGAGGCGGACAAGGATAGAGATCCGAGATTCCCTGACCCGTCGATGAGCCAGACTCCATCGCTGAGCAGCGGAGAGAAGCATGTCATGAGGAGTTTCTAG